Proteins found in one Streptomyces sp. CB09001 genomic segment:
- a CDS encoding adenosylcobinamide amidohydrolase gives MPALLPPPRTGADRMPAPEHLARVEDGERLHALLWRPGPGWRMVSSAVLGGGTGERAWVLNAQVAHGYRRTDPARHLADLARAAGARGPGVGLMTAADVSAHGRARDGGAEAVATAGISVRGWAAAPDEGAAGTVPPGTINIVAALPVALSDAALVNAVMTATEAKVQALLDAGLDCSGTPTDAVCVAARTPGGGAEVHAFAGPRSEWGARLARAVHRAVRAALPAVGHP, from the coding sequence GTGCCCGCCCTCCTGCCGCCGCCCCGCACCGGAGCCGACCGCATGCCGGCCCCGGAACACCTGGCCCGGGTGGAGGACGGCGAACGGCTGCACGCCCTGCTGTGGCGCCCCGGTCCGGGCTGGCGGATGGTCAGCAGCGCCGTGCTGGGCGGCGGGACCGGGGAGCGCGCGTGGGTGCTCAACGCCCAGGTCGCCCACGGCTACCGACGCACCGACCCCGCACGGCACCTGGCCGACCTGGCCCGTGCCGCCGGGGCCCGCGGGCCGGGAGTGGGCCTGATGACGGCCGCCGACGTGTCCGCCCACGGCCGGGCGCGGGACGGCGGGGCCGAGGCCGTGGCGACCGCCGGCATCTCGGTGCGGGGCTGGGCGGCCGCGCCGGACGAGGGCGCCGCCGGGACCGTGCCGCCGGGGACGATCAACATCGTCGCCGCGCTGCCCGTCGCACTGAGCGACGCCGCGCTGGTCAACGCGGTGATGACGGCGACCGAGGCCAAGGTCCAGGCGCTGCTCGACGCCGGTCTCGACTGCTCCGGCACCCCCACCGACGCGGTGTGCGTCGCCGCCCGGACCCCGGGCGGGGGCGCCGAGGTGCACGCCTTCGCGGGACCCCGTTCCGAGTGGGGCGCCCGGCTCGCCCGGGCCGTCCACCGGGCCGTGCGCGCCGCGCTGCCCGCCGTCGGGCACCCCTGA
- the snpA gene encoding snapalysin, which produces MPITLPLLSTAVGLGLTAAVLGTGPAATAAAPQEPVRAAQLGYQPSAGSGEDAAANRAFFEAVVKSVAEKRAANPSAAAAVTVYYSATNAPSFRSQISRSAQIWNGSVSNVRLAESSSGADFAYYEGNDSRGSYASTDGHGSGYIFLDYRQNQQYDSTRVTAHETGHVLGLPDHYSGPCSELMSGGGPGPSCTNPYPNSTERSRVNQLWANGFQAALDKALEKASQR; this is translated from the coding sequence ATGCCTATCACCCTGCCCCTGCTGTCCACCGCGGTCGGTCTCGGCCTGACGGCGGCCGTGCTCGGCACCGGCCCCGCCGCGACGGCCGCGGCGCCCCAGGAGCCGGTCAGAGCCGCCCAGCTCGGCTACCAGCCCTCGGCCGGCTCGGGCGAGGACGCGGCCGCCAACCGCGCGTTCTTCGAGGCGGTCGTCAAGTCCGTCGCCGAGAAGCGCGCCGCCAACCCGTCCGCCGCCGCGGCCGTCACCGTCTACTACAGCGCCACCAACGCGCCGAGCTTCCGTTCGCAGATATCCCGCTCGGCCCAGATCTGGAACGGCTCGGTGTCCAACGTGCGGCTCGCGGAGTCGAGTTCCGGCGCGGACTTCGCGTACTACGAGGGCAACGACTCGCGCGGCTCGTACGCCTCCACCGACGGGCACGGCAGCGGCTACATCTTCCTCGACTACCGGCAGAACCAGCAGTACGACTCGACCCGCGTGACCGCCCACGAGACCGGGCACGTGCTCGGCCTTCCGGACCACTACTCCGGGCCGTGCAGCGAGCTGATGTCGGGCGGCGGCCCCGGCCCGTCCTGCACCAACCCCTACCCGAACTCCACCGAGCGCAGCCGGGTGAACCAGCTGTGGGCCAACGGCTTCCAGGCCGCCCTCGACAAGGCGCTGGAGAAGGCCTCCCAGCGCTGA
- a CDS encoding LysR family transcriptional regulator has translation MELEVRHLRALCAIADAGSLHRAARQLGVAQPTLSTQLTRIEQALGGPLFTRARTGCRPTPLGRTVLGRARPLLADMSTLVLEARAAAAGGDSRLRVGSTASRALAGWLRRLRRPGLEPTLQMDVSANALLRRVADGQLDVAFVHEVEGCALHIPEGLRLRVLVEREPQFVMLPADHPAAVRPVVRLADLADDRWMVDPTVDGEWDGVHRMLRAVGLNPRVLHGDYHTAASLVATGEVVTVCQPSSQSRPDMAVRRLYGDPLGVRLLLAARTRAELDAVFPALEDAYWEVARQSTAYREWLERGGIRTLPRCPVTAAGGGRVEFVRAH, from the coding sequence ATGGAGCTCGAGGTGAGGCACCTACGCGCACTGTGCGCCATCGCCGACGCCGGCAGCCTGCACCGGGCGGCACGCCAACTGGGTGTCGCACAGCCCACGTTGAGCACCCAGTTGACCCGCATCGAACAGGCCCTGGGCGGACCGCTGTTCACCCGGGCGCGCACCGGCTGCCGCCCCACCCCGCTCGGCCGGACGGTGCTCGGCCGGGCCCGTCCGCTGCTGGCCGACATGAGCACCCTGGTCCTCGAGGCCCGCGCCGCCGCGGCCGGCGGGGACAGCAGGCTGCGGGTCGGCTCCACCGCCAGCCGGGCCCTGGCCGGCTGGCTGCGCCGGCTCAGACGGCCGGGACTGGAACCGACCCTGCAGATGGACGTCTCCGCCAACGCGCTGCTGCGCCGGGTGGCCGACGGGCAGCTCGACGTCGCCTTCGTGCACGAGGTCGAGGGCTGTGCGCTGCACATCCCCGAGGGCCTGCGGCTGCGCGTGCTGGTCGAGCGAGAACCGCAGTTCGTCATGCTGCCCGCCGACCACCCCGCGGCCGTCCGGCCCGTCGTCCGGCTCGCCGACCTCGCCGACGACCGGTGGATGGTCGACCCCACCGTCGACGGTGAATGGGACGGCGTGCACCGCATGCTGCGCGCCGTCGGCCTCAACCCCCGGGTGCTGCACGGCGACTACCACACCGCCGCCTCCCTGGTCGCCACCGGCGAGGTCGTCACGGTCTGCCAGCCCAGCTCCCAGTCCCGCCCCGACATGGCGGTGCGGCGCCTGTACGGCGACCCGCTCGGCGTGCGCCTGCTGCTGGCCGCCCGCACCCGGGCCGAGCTGGACGCCGTCTTCCCTGCCCTGGAGGACGCGTACTGGGAGGTCGCCCGGCAGTCCACCGCGTACCGGGAGTGGCTGGAAAGGGGCGGGATCCGGACGCTGCCCCGATGCCCGGTGACCGCCGCGGGAGGCGGCCGGGTGGAGTTCGTACGGGCCCACTGA
- a CDS encoding PepSY domain-containing protein, whose protein sequence is MSSARRLPTLRSLAVTGALGASVLLLTACTNADTTRSSVAEAAQTESPSATDTASASPSGSPSASMNEDQTQRKELVSATKVTWDKAADTAVKEVPEGKLVDLELKRTEADATASPSGSPTGSASPSMPNPAPSEGAPEWEAKVAQSDGTLHRIDIDAVSGKVFRTMVDPDQDPDDKTQITEWLDKAKQTPEQAVKAATAKAKGTVTHVELGDNDDQQVVWGVDVVDKSNWNKTTVDVDAANGKVLSQKVDKD, encoded by the coding sequence ATGAGCTCTGCACGACGACTTCCCACCTTGCGTTCGCTGGCCGTGACCGGCGCCCTTGGCGCCTCCGTCCTGCTGCTGACGGCCTGCACGAACGCCGATACGACCCGTTCCAGCGTCGCGGAGGCGGCCCAGACCGAATCACCCTCCGCCACCGACACCGCGTCCGCGTCCCCCTCCGGCTCCCCGTCGGCCTCGATGAACGAGGACCAGACCCAGCGCAAGGAGCTCGTCTCGGCGACGAAGGTCACCTGGGACAAGGCCGCCGACACCGCCGTCAAGGAGGTCCCCGAGGGCAAACTCGTGGACCTCGAACTCAAGCGCACGGAGGCCGACGCCACCGCGTCGCCGTCCGGCTCGCCGACCGGATCGGCGAGCCCCAGCATGCCGAACCCGGCGCCCAGTGAGGGCGCTCCGGAGTGGGAGGCCAAGGTCGCCCAGTCCGACGGCACCCTGCACCGCATCGACATCGACGCCGTGAGCGGCAAGGTCTTCCGCACCATGGTCGACCCGGACCAGGACCCCGACGACAAGACCCAGATCACCGAGTGGCTGGACAAGGCCAAGCAGACGCCGGAGCAGGCGGTCAAGGCGGCCACCGCCAAGGCCAAGGGCACCGTCACCCACGTCGAACTCGGCGACAACGACGACCAGCAGGTCGTCTGGGGCGTCGACGTGGTCGACAAGAGCAACTGGAACAAGACCACCGTCGACGTCGACGCGGCGAACGGCAAGGTGCTGAGCCAGAAGGTCGACAAGGACTGA